The genomic window AAAGAGGTGGGAACAGTCATATAAGACTATACCCACTCCAGTAAAGTCAATGTCCTTGTCGCCTGGCAATCATGGCATATATACCAGCTTTAGACCCATGGCTTAGCGTCCCCGGTTTTCACACGGGTTTGCCCAACACGATGTTACGATATTATTTTTTTTTATTATATATTTATTGCATGCATAGTACAATATTTTTTTCATGTTTGATGTCCCATCGTTATATATTACCTTGCTGATTTGCAGGTAGCCATAATAATATTTATTTAGCTATAACTCGATTCCGGCCGCTCTGTTTTGCTTCATAAAGAGCTGCGTCTGCCCGTTCAATCAACTCTTCGATGCGTTCGCCCTTTTTGAAGGAAGTCACACCCAGACTGCATGTTTGATGCCCCGCTCCGGGGAACACCGTTTGTTCAACCGCAGCCCTGATTTTTTCCGCCACGACCAGCGCGCCATCGAGCCCGGTTTCCGGCATGGCGATGAGGAATTCCTCTCCACCCCAGCGGCTCAACATATCCGGAGCGCGCACTTGCTTCTTGATGATCTTAACGATGTTGACGAGGAACGCATCTCCGGCAATGTGCCTGTATGTGTCATTCACTTCCTTAAAAAAGTCTATGTCCAAAATAATGATTGAAAACTCTGAACCGTACCGTTCACACCGGTTCTTTTCACTGTTCAATAATTCGCAGGCCTTCACCCTGTTATAGGCCTGAGTCAAGAGATCTGTTTCAGCCAGCCGCCTAGTTTCTTTATTGGCTATTTCCAGTTCATCCGTGACCGCCCTAATGAAGTGGAGCAAACGGGAAATGAACCGGGAATGTTGGTAAGCAAAAAGATCCGCGTCCTCCTGAAACAGCGGCTTCCTATGCCCATTTTGGATTTGCGCGGCTTTCCCGCCGTAATTGCGCTCTTTCATGCCTACCGCCACCATAGTGTAATTGAGATGATTGATGCTGTTCGGGCTGCTGTTTATTTCTCCATGTGTATAGAATCCGGATGTCGGTGCAATATTTTCAAATGGTTTTGTCTCTAACTCCACATCGTTATGCAAGAAAGCTCGCCTGGCGGCACAGCTATAAAGGAAAATAGATTCAGGCTCGAAGGCTGCCAGCAGGCTTTGCACTGCAGCAGCCTGTTCAATAATTGTGTTTGGATCGCCGTAACCGAAGAGAACTGTTTCACCCTTCTTTAAATCAGCAAGGAATAAGATAGCATTTTCCTCGTTGACTGCCATAGCGGGCCTGGCGTACTGCCTGCCATCTCTTTTTACCATCAATGGAAACACTATGGCGTTATGCTGGAAGCTCTTATCATTTTGAATATCCAGATATCGCCGATATATTTTGAAGGCAGGTTGACCGTCGATTTTTTTCACCCAATAGCCGTTCACTTCCGTGATAACCATTTCCTTACCTAACGGATGCCAGCCAAGATAGTTATGTGTTTCAATCTTAATCCCATCTCCCAGAAAAGCAACCGCGACCACACCCTTAAAGGTGTGCCGGGAGTTGCAGAAAATCAGGGCTTTCATTTCTGATACCGGTGATGAATACTCGCCTGCGCCACCGCCGAAAACAGGATAGGCGACTTGAGCATCGGCAAAGCCTGTTAAAAAATCTGACACGTCCATCGTTGTAGTTGTCGTCAGCAACAACACACCCGCTATTTTCGCGCACGTGTTTTCAATATCGGCGCGTAAAGTTTTCCCCAAATCAACTTCTCCGCCGGTTGCGGCGTCCAATATAAAGGCTTTTACGGTTGTTTCTTTAAAAAACGTTATTGAAATGACCGTAGAGTTAGTGAATAGCTGGCCGTTAGCAATCTCTCCCGAGGTAGAAGCGCCGACGATAATCGCCCCCGGCAAATTTTCGTGCAAAATGGTTTCAATGTTCTTAACCCATTGCGGATTTGCTTTTGAGGTGAAGACTTGAATAAAAATTGCAGAGGCATTTTTCGCTAGTGTTTTTATCTTACCGGTATTTACCAAGCCTTTCAAAACATCTAAAGTTCGTATTACAAGTATCCTGGTGATCATATGTGCCTCCGCTACAACGATGATTAAAACTCGTGGCTTTG from Pelotomaculum isophthalicicum JI includes these protein-coding regions:
- a CDS encoding diguanylate cyclase encodes the protein MITRILVIRTLDVLKGLVNTGKIKTLAKNASAIFIQVFTSKANPQWVKNIETILHENLPGAIIVGASTSGEIANGQLFTNSTVISITFFKETTVKAFILDAATGGEVDLGKTLRADIENTCAKIAGVLLLTTTTTMDVSDFLTGFADAQVAYPVFGGGAGEYSSPVSEMKALIFCNSRHTFKGVVAVAFLGDGIKIETHNYLGWHPLGKEMVITEVNGYWVKKIDGQPAFKIYRRYLDIQNDKSFQHNAIVFPLMVKRDGRQYARPAMAVNEENAILFLADLKKGETVLFGYGDPNTIIEQAAAVQSLLAAFEPESIFLYSCAARRAFLHNDVELETKPFENIAPTSGFYTHGEINSSPNSINHLNYTMVAVGMKERNYGGKAAQIQNGHRKPLFQEDADLFAYQHSRFISRLLHFIRAVTDELEIANKETRRLAETDLLTQAYNRVKACELLNSEKNRCERYGSEFSIIILDIDFFKEVNDTYRHIAGDAFLVNIVKIIKKQVRAPDMLSRWGGEEFLIAMPETGLDGALVVAEKIRAAVEQTVFPGAGHQTCSLGVTSFKKGERIEELIERADAALYEAKQSGRNRVIAK